Proteins from a single region of Weeksella virosa DSM 16922:
- a CDS encoding YjjG family noncanonical pyrimidine nucleotidase has translation MDTIKHIFFDLDNTLWDFRGNAKLALAELYKKYEVQEKYGFDFEEFHPYYHDSNEGLWELIRDKKITKEELRERRFLDAFTNMGIDDAPLAALFEKEYMETITNYNLVVEGAIELLDYLKPAYQLHIITNGFIEVSQRKITSSNLQNYFHTVTYADELQILKPDPRIFQHALDKSGAKKEESVYIGDDWIADAVGAKDFGMHSVFFDRFDEKLTYDGVINVQTLEEIKEFL, from the coding sequence ATGGACACGATAAAACACATTTTTTTTGATTTGGATAATACCCTTTGGGATTTCCGTGGGAATGCGAAATTAGCTTTAGCAGAATTGTACAAGAAATACGAAGTACAAGAAAAATATGGTTTTGATTTTGAAGAATTTCATCCTTATTATCATGACAGCAACGAAGGTTTGTGGGAACTTATCCGAGACAAAAAAATTACCAAAGAAGAATTACGTGAGCGTCGTTTTCTTGATGCTTTTACCAATATGGGAATCGACGACGCACCTTTGGCAGCACTTTTCGAGAAAGAGTATATGGAGACGATTACCAACTACAATTTGGTGGTGGAGGGTGCAATCGAGTTACTCGATTACCTGAAACCAGCTTATCAACTACATATTATTACCAATGGTTTTATAGAAGTTTCTCAACGTAAAATCACCTCATCTAATTTGCAAAACTATTTCCATACTGTGACCTATGCAGACGAACTGCAAATCTTGAAACCTGACCCGAGAATCTTCCAACATGCGCTGGATAAATCTGGAGCAAAAAAAGAAGAATCTGTTTACATAGGAGACGATTGGATTGCCGATGCTGTAGGAGCTAAAGATTTCGGGATGCACTCGGTATTTTTCGATCGATTCGATGAAAAGCTTACCTACGATGGAGTAATAAATGTCCAAACATTAGAGGAAATAAAGGAGTTTTTATAA
- the pgi gene encoding glucose-6-phosphate isomerase: MTLPKINPQKTNSWARLMEHFYEMKGITLANLFTLDKYRYQKFSIETENILFDYSKNILTQETIDLLLQLSDECKLKEAIKQQFKGEKINETENRAVLHTALRNPNQKGLKVDEEEITPKINKVLGQMKSFSQKVISGEWKGYTNLPITDVVNIGIGGSDLGPHMVVEALKAYSNHLKIHFVSNVDASHLQETVRLLNPETTLFIIVSKTFTTQETMTNATSAKYWFLENGGTEQTIAQHFVAVSANEKAVEDFGIDPQQMFVFWDWVGGRYSLWSAVGLSICLAVGYDYFEELLSGAQQMDEHFLIKDFKENIPVLMALIGIWYTNFFDAETYAIFPYDQYLHLFVPFLQQLDMESNGKSIDRNGEKVSYQTGPVIWGEPGTNGQHAFYQLLHQGTKFIPADFLIAAQPVHSIGDHHQKLMANFLAQTEALAFGKDKEAVIKKMNQQQFPAEEIQQLVAHRCFEGNHPTNSILYKKLEPRILGELIAMYEHKVFVQGIIWNVFSFDQWGVELGKEMTKKILPELISNQQTTNHDSSTNGLISQYKKWQICE; encoded by the coding sequence ATGACCCTACCTAAAATAAATCCACAAAAAACCAATAGTTGGGCACGACTGATGGAGCATTTCTATGAAATGAAAGGTATTACATTAGCAAACTTGTTTACATTGGATAAATATCGATACCAAAAATTTTCTATAGAAACAGAAAATATACTATTCGATTATTCTAAAAATATTCTTACTCAAGAAACAATAGATTTGTTGTTGCAGCTCTCAGACGAATGCAAATTAAAAGAGGCTATTAAACAGCAATTTAAAGGTGAAAAAATCAATGAAACAGAAAATAGAGCTGTATTGCATACTGCTCTGCGAAATCCTAACCAGAAAGGCTTAAAGGTAGATGAAGAAGAAATTACACCCAAAATAAACAAGGTCTTAGGGCAAATGAAAAGCTTCAGTCAAAAGGTAATTTCTGGCGAATGGAAAGGCTATACAAACTTGCCTATTACCGATGTAGTGAATATAGGTATCGGAGGTTCTGATTTGGGGCCGCACATGGTCGTAGAAGCGCTAAAAGCATATAGTAATCATCTAAAGATTCACTTCGTGTCGAATGTAGATGCTTCTCATTTGCAAGAAACAGTTCGTCTGCTTAATCCAGAAACAACTCTATTTATCATTGTCTCTAAAACGTTTACAACCCAAGAAACCATGACCAATGCAACATCAGCAAAATATTGGTTTTTAGAAAACGGAGGCACAGAGCAGACCATAGCACAACATTTTGTAGCGGTTTCTGCTAACGAGAAAGCAGTAGAAGATTTCGGAATTGATCCTCAACAAATGTTTGTATTTTGGGATTGGGTTGGAGGACGTTATTCACTTTGGAGTGCAGTGGGTCTCAGTATTTGTTTGGCTGTAGGGTATGATTATTTCGAAGAACTCTTGTCGGGTGCACAACAAATGGATGAACATTTTCTAATAAAAGATTTCAAAGAAAATATTCCTGTATTAATGGCTTTAATTGGCATTTGGTATACAAACTTTTTCGATGCCGAAACTTATGCAATTTTTCCTTACGATCAATATTTGCATCTTTTTGTTCCGTTTCTACAACAATTGGATATGGAAAGTAACGGAAAATCAATCGATCGTAATGGAGAAAAAGTATCCTATCAAACCGGTCCTGTAATTTGGGGTGAACCTGGGACGAATGGTCAGCATGCGTTCTATCAATTATTGCATCAAGGTACTAAATTTATACCTGCAGATTTTTTGATTGCTGCCCAACCAGTGCACTCGATAGGCGATCATCACCAAAAATTAATGGCTAACTTTTTGGCTCAGACAGAAGCATTGGCTTTTGGTAAAGATAAAGAAGCGGTTATTAAGAAAATGAATCAACAACAATTTCCTGCAGAGGAGATTCAACAATTGGTTGCGCATCGCTGCTTCGAGGGAAATCATCCTACCAACTCTATTTTATATAAAAAGTTGGAGCCTAGGATCCTAGGAGAGTTGATTGCGATGTACGAGCATAAGGTTTTTGTACAAGGAATTATTTGGAATGTTTTTAGTTTCGATCAATGGGGAGTAGAGTTGGGTAAAGAAATGACAAAGAAGATTTTGCCAGAACTCATCAGTAATCAGCAAACTACAAACCATGATTCTTCTACAAACGGACTTATCTCTCAGTATAAAAAATGGCAAATATGTGAATAG
- a CDS encoding lysophospholipid acyltransferase family protein — MKYLCGFLNILWRIWFLLLASIYIIPIGLFIVLPLSFSNSTYPIAYRFIQFWGTFMFYGMGFRDDYSSKEELDPNQTYIFIANHTSIVDVLLMLHILKKHPIVFVGKAELSRIPIFGLIYKRICIPVDRSNIKSRANVYPEAKERLANGLSIFIFPEGGVPDDMSIDLDNFKDGAFSIAIETQTPVAVFTICGLKKMFPFDYFHGYPGKVHVKLSAIVHPKGYNHSTKDQLKQKCHQLLWQDLQNCRQ; from the coding sequence ATGAAATATTTGTGTGGATTTCTAAATATTCTTTGGCGAATCTGGTTTTTACTACTCGCTAGTATTTATATCATCCCAATCGGACTTTTTATTGTTCTTCCCTTATCTTTTTCTAATTCTACCTACCCAATCGCTTATCGATTTATCCAATTTTGGGGAACGTTTATGTTCTACGGCATGGGTTTTAGAGATGATTATTCTAGTAAAGAAGAGCTCGACCCCAATCAAACCTATATTTTTATTGCCAATCACACCTCAATTGTCGATGTATTATTAATGCTACATATCCTAAAAAAACACCCGATAGTTTTCGTAGGAAAAGCAGAGTTATCACGCATTCCTATTTTCGGGTTGATATACAAACGGATTTGTATCCCGGTTGATCGTTCGAATATTAAGAGTAGAGCAAATGTTTACCCTGAGGCCAAAGAACGCCTAGCTAATGGTCTTAGTATTTTTATATTCCCAGAAGGTGGCGTACCCGATGATATGTCTATCGATTTAGACAATTTCAAAGATGGGGCTTTTTCTATCGCGATCGAAACCCAAACTCCTGTTGCAGTTTTCACGATTTGTGGCCTAAAAAAAATGTTCCCATTTGATTATTTTCATGGCTATCCTGGCAAAGTTCACGTAAAACTCAGTGCGATTGTTCACCCCAAAGGATACAATCATTCGACCAAAGACCAATTGAAACAAAAATGCCATCAACTCCTTTGGCAAGATTTACAAAACTGTCGCCAATAA
- the rnhA gene encoding ribonuclease HI, with amino-acid sequence MAIIAYTDGSSLGNPGPGGYGLILLETEKKIKKEVNKGYRLTTNNRMELLAVIVALEMLKKPNTPITIYTDSKYVVDAVEKKWVFGWMKKNFKGKKNEDLWRRFLQVYPKHQVQLVWVKGHAGNVWNERADELAVLASNTKENFEIDHFFEQHLNQN; translated from the coding sequence ATGGCAATAATTGCTTATACCGACGGCTCATCTCTTGGTAATCCAGGACCAGGAGGTTATGGTTTGATTTTATTGGAAACTGAAAAAAAAATAAAAAAAGAAGTAAATAAAGGTTATCGACTCACTACCAATAACCGAATGGAATTGCTTGCGGTGATTGTTGCACTAGAAATGCTAAAAAAACCCAATACGCCTATTACCATATATACCGATAGCAAATATGTAGTAGATGCAGTAGAAAAAAAGTGGGTTTTTGGTTGGATGAAAAAAAATTTCAAAGGCAAAAAAAATGAAGACTTATGGCGACGTTTTCTTCAAGTTTACCCGAAACATCAAGTGCAACTTGTATGGGTAAAAGGGCATGCAGGAAATGTTTGGAATGAGCGTGCAGATGAATTAGCTGTTTTGGCATCAAACACAAAAGAAAATTTCGAGATTGATCACTTCTTTGAACAACATCTAAACCAAAATTAA
- a CDS encoding TlpA family protein disulfide reductase → MRKSILFILSLLLLGFFSCKTEGDQPQITFSGHLKNVNIDSIYLILDNREKGFPIDPDGNFSDTVNISHEGYYRFSDGRNDFPIYLIPGDQIMIEADYINLENSLKFTGTGAIRNNFLMQKDAKIGEILSDEKKFYNKPAEEFRNNLQQHYHHFLDNLKKIEPQVELTFYEAEKKNLHYQYLLHLYAYVDAYAYFYNKKPQLTPEIEAELKNIDINNEEDYNSIPSYRYLVGYVLDEQLLTERLPDVVEKIKSQKIKDQFLKNLIPNIYQNSSESDLTYATILNNTKDKTIIEAAEEAKKKLDEIRSQPSLSFSFPNSENEQIELSHFTGKLVYIDLWATWCRPCFMEFPHLKKLAADYAGKDIVFLGISIDKEDDKEIWRKVVAQQKFPFEQLFAGAESLTSNAFLSQLNIRFIPRFVLIGKDGKIISLNAPNPSQSSIRQLIDTNLAR, encoded by the coding sequence ATGAGAAAAAGCATCTTATTTATCCTGAGCTTATTGTTATTGGGGTTTTTCAGCTGTAAAACAGAAGGTGATCAACCACAAATCACTTTTTCTGGACACCTAAAAAATGTCAATATCGATAGTATATATTTGATATTAGACAACAGAGAAAAAGGTTTTCCGATTGACCCGGATGGAAATTTTTCTGATACTGTGAATATTTCACATGAAGGCTATTACCGATTTTCCGATGGTAGAAATGATTTTCCGATATATCTAATCCCAGGTGACCAAATCATGATTGAAGCCGATTATATCAATTTAGAAAACAGTCTAAAATTTACTGGAACTGGTGCAATAAGAAATAATTTCCTGATGCAGAAAGATGCAAAAATCGGCGAAATTCTCTCTGATGAAAAAAAGTTCTACAATAAGCCTGCAGAAGAATTCCGTAACAATCTGCAGCAACATTACCATCATTTTCTAGATAATCTAAAAAAAATAGAACCACAAGTAGAACTGACTTTCTACGAGGCCGAAAAAAAGAATTTACACTATCAATATTTGCTGCATTTGTATGCTTATGTAGATGCATATGCCTATTTCTATAATAAAAAACCTCAACTTACCCCCGAAATAGAAGCAGAACTAAAAAACATAGACATCAACAATGAAGAGGATTATAACAGTATTCCATCATACCGTTATTTGGTAGGATATGTGTTGGATGAACAATTACTCACAGAGCGTTTACCTGATGTTGTAGAGAAAATAAAATCACAAAAAATCAAAGATCAATTTCTTAAAAACTTGATTCCGAACATTTATCAAAATTCGAGTGAAAGTGATTTAACGTACGCAACCATCCTAAATAACACAAAAGATAAAACTATTATAGAAGCGGCCGAAGAAGCAAAAAAGAAATTGGATGAAATTCGCAGTCAGCCAAGCTTATCATTTTCTTTTCCGAACTCGGAAAACGAACAAATCGAACTAAGCCATTTTACAGGCAAATTGGTCTATATAGATTTATGGGCAACTTGGTGTAGACCTTGTTTTATGGAGTTTCCGCACCTGAAAAAGTTGGCTGCTGACTATGCGGGTAAAGACATTGTTTTTTTAGGAATTTCTATCGATAAAGAAGACGACAAAGAGATTTGGAGAAAGGTGGTAGCACAGCAAAAATTTCCTTTCGAGCAACTTTTTGCTGGAGCAGAAAGCCTGACATCGAATGCTTTCCTCTCGCAACTTAATATTCGTTTCATTCCACGATTTGTCTTGATTGGGAAAGATGGTAAAATCATTAGTCTCAATGCTCCGAATCCTTCGCAAAGTAGTATACGCCAACTGATAGACACCAATTTGGCTCGTTAA
- a CDS encoding universal stress protein → MKKILFPTDFSETANNALVYALNLAENQNAELYVLHTYSAPIVNGGYSPELVFTVYESIELGTFENFKDQIPAIREIAERHNLGHIPMKFILKEGFLVTNIQDIVKEENIDVVVMGTNGASGIDKVLFGSNTINVVSKIKTPVLCVPIDAEFRGIKSICFTTNFEEKDIDTLYHMIEIAERYNAIVHCVNINNKNENIEELQIWKERFNDEPVQFHIVYNEKDAEKAVLDFIDTNQIDVVASVARHKTFFEKIFGRSFTKKLTYHSKIPVYVFHEQKE, encoded by the coding sequence ATGAAAAAGATTCTTTTTCCTACAGATTTCTCAGAGACAGCAAATAATGCGTTGGTTTATGCATTGAATTTAGCAGAAAATCAGAACGCAGAGTTATACGTTTTGCATACGTATAGTGCACCAATTGTGAATGGTGGCTATAGTCCAGAATTGGTTTTTACAGTTTATGAAAGTATCGAATTAGGTACGTTTGAGAATTTTAAAGATCAAATTCCTGCAATACGAGAAATTGCAGAGCGACATAACTTGGGACATATTCCTATGAAATTTATTTTGAAAGAAGGTTTTCTGGTAACCAATATTCAAGATATTGTAAAGGAAGAAAATATAGATGTTGTAGTGATGGGAACCAATGGCGCCTCGGGGATAGATAAGGTTTTGTTTGGGTCTAATACTATAAATGTCGTTAGTAAAATAAAAACACCTGTGCTTTGTGTACCGATAGATGCCGAATTTAGAGGGATAAAATCTATTTGTTTTACAACCAATTTCGAGGAGAAGGACATCGATACTTTATACCATATGATTGAGATTGCAGAGCGTTATAATGCTATTGTACATTGTGTAAACATCAACAATAAAAATGAAAATATAGAAGAATTGCAAATCTGGAAAGAACGTTTTAATGACGAGCCGGTGCAGTTCCATATAGTGTATAATGAGAAAGATGCCGAAAAAGCGGTTTTGGATTTTATCGATACCAACCAAATAGATGTAGTGGCTTCTGTTGCAAGACACAAAACGTTTTTCGAGAAAATTTTTGGGCGTAGTTTCACCAAGAAGTTAACGTATCATAGCAAAATTCCGGTGTATGTTTTTCATGAACAAAAAGAATAA
- a CDS encoding acyl-CoA thioesterase has protein sequence MQNTYYQKTIVRWSDLDANRHLANSSYMNFTSFARIAFLRDFGISMKDLGKLQIGPAILHEQFSFFREAYEGEEIYITAEIDGMSEDGMLYTFVHNLYRKDGTHLCHSLLTGVWFSLIDRKMKAPPAEMLTQLKKSVGERKIKTLTKADLKKLPSFPQNIDPTTFKNM, from the coding sequence ATGCAAAATACGTATTACCAAAAAACCATCGTTCGCTGGTCTGATTTGGATGCAAATCGCCATTTAGCGAATAGCTCTTATATGAATTTTACTAGCTTTGCTCGGATTGCATTTCTTCGAGATTTTGGCATCAGCATGAAAGATTTAGGAAAATTACAAATAGGTCCTGCTATTTTACACGAGCAATTTTCTTTTTTTAGAGAAGCCTACGAAGGCGAAGAAATCTATATTACCGCAGAAATCGACGGAATGTCGGAAGACGGAATGCTATACACTTTTGTACACAACCTCTACCGAAAAGATGGCACACACCTTTGTCATAGCCTATTAACCGGTGTTTGGTTTTCTCTTATCGACAGAAAAATGAAGGCACCGCCAGCCGAAATGTTGACCCAGCTGAAAAAATCTGTTGGAGAAAGAAAAATAAAAACGTTGACCAAAGCCGACCTCAAAAAACTACCTTCTTTTCCTCAGAATATAGATCCTACAACTTTTAAAAATATGTAA
- the thiL gene encoding thiamine-phosphate kinase codes for MLDDKKISKTSLDELGEFGLIEQIALRFPPKLTSTLQGIGDDAAVIDYKDEKTLVTSEIFIEGIHFRWDYMPLRHLGYKITMATASDLIAMNAKPQQLLVNIALSNRFTIEAVDEIYNGIKYACDQLKMDVVGGDTTSSTRGLCVSLTAIGSAKEEKILYRKGAKPKDLLVVTGDLGGAFLGLQVLEREAQVNKVNPNNQPDFSNYTYLIERQLKPQARIDILELLKELDVQPTSMIDISDGLSSEVLHLAKENGLGMNIYEEKIPLDPSTIRTAEEFNINPITCALSGGEDFELLFTIKQKDFDKIKGNPNFSIIGYVGEEKEGSFLITKGNEQKVPLVAQGWREQEA; via the coding sequence ATGTTAGACGATAAAAAAATATCCAAAACCAGTTTAGATGAATTAGGTGAGTTCGGCCTTATCGAGCAAATAGCCTTAAGATTCCCACCCAAACTAACTTCTACCCTACAAGGAATTGGCGATGACGCAGCAGTAATCGACTACAAAGACGAAAAAACTTTGGTGACTTCTGAAATTTTTATAGAAGGAATTCATTTTCGATGGGATTATATGCCATTACGTCACTTGGGTTATAAAATAACAATGGCCACCGCAAGTGATTTGATTGCCATGAATGCAAAACCCCAACAATTATTGGTAAATATTGCTCTCTCGAATCGTTTTACCATAGAAGCTGTTGATGAAATTTATAACGGTATAAAATACGCCTGCGATCAACTAAAAATGGATGTTGTAGGGGGAGATACAACTTCATCTACTCGCGGACTTTGTGTTTCTCTTACCGCAATTGGTTCGGCAAAAGAAGAAAAGATTCTGTACAGAAAAGGTGCAAAACCCAAAGATTTATTAGTGGTTACTGGCGATCTAGGTGGTGCTTTTCTGGGATTACAAGTTCTCGAAAGAGAAGCGCAAGTAAACAAAGTAAACCCTAACAATCAGCCCGATTTTAGTAATTATACATACCTGATCGAGCGACAACTAAAACCACAAGCACGAATAGATATACTCGAACTTCTAAAAGAATTAGACGTTCAGCCTACCTCGATGATAGACATTTCGGATGGATTATCTTCTGAAGTTTTGCATCTTGCCAAAGAAAACGGTTTGGGTATGAATATATACGAAGAGAAAATACCACTTGACCCTTCAACTATTAGAACCGCAGAAGAATTCAATATCAACCCAATCACCTGTGCCCTGAGCGGAGGGGAAGATTTCGAGCTATTGTTCACTATCAAACAAAAAGATTTTGATAAGATAAAAGGAAATCCTAACTTCTCAATCATTGGATATGTAGGTGAAGAAAAAGAAGGAAGTTTCTTAATCACCAAAGGAAACGAACAAAAAGTTCCATTAGTCGCACAAGGTTGGCGAGAGCAGGAAGCCTAA
- the meaB gene encoding methylmalonyl Co-A mutase-associated GTPase MeaB, which produces MNLIDYKNAITQGDIACLSKAITLAESTKEEHQIFVQQLIKALEPAKINSKRIAITGIPGVGKSTFIESLGKLLVNRGKKVAVLAIDPSSILSKGSILGDKTRMEELAREKNAFIRPSANNGNLGGITIRTYESMLLCEAAGFDHILIETVGVGQSEVLVNSITDLFLFLQLPGSGDDLQGIKRGIMEMADLIFINKTDIFEEKLSKEAKLDIVRSLQFLPAKPSGWKRKTILGSGLKGEGIATLWEQIELYFDFILENGYYERNRKEQRAQQTKNYVFELAEKRIKALLSRFPLQEHTDETAFETAQNWIKNQLGDMPNV; this is translated from the coding sequence ATGAATCTCATCGACTATAAAAACGCGATTACGCAGGGCGATATTGCTTGCTTGAGTAAAGCGATTACGCTTGCCGAGAGCACAAAAGAAGAACACCAGATTTTTGTACAACAACTAATCAAAGCATTAGAGCCAGCAAAAATAAACTCGAAAAGAATTGCGATTACTGGAATTCCGGGTGTTGGTAAAAGTACGTTTATCGAATCTCTTGGGAAATTGTTGGTGAATCGTGGAAAAAAAGTTGCGGTTTTGGCAATCGATCCGAGTAGTATCTTATCAAAAGGAAGTATCCTTGGAGATAAAACACGGATGGAAGAATTGGCTAGAGAAAAAAACGCCTTCATCCGTCCAAGTGCAAACAATGGAAATTTGGGCGGAATCACTATCAGAACCTACGAAAGCATGTTGCTTTGTGAAGCCGCTGGTTTTGATCATATCCTGATTGAGACAGTAGGTGTAGGACAATCTGAAGTTTTGGTGAACTCGATTACCGATTTGTTTTTATTTCTTCAACTTCCTGGTTCGGGAGACGATTTGCAAGGTATAAAAAGAGGAATTATGGAAATGGCTGATCTAATATTTATTAACAAAACGGATATTTTCGAAGAAAAACTTTCGAAAGAAGCAAAATTGGATATTGTACGTTCTTTACAATTTCTACCTGCAAAACCCTCTGGGTGGAAACGAAAAACAATCCTTGGTTCTGGACTGAAAGGAGAAGGCATTGCCACTCTTTGGGAACAAATAGAATTGTATTTTGATTTTATTCTCGAGAATGGCTATTACGAACGCAATAGAAAAGAACAAAGAGCACAGCAAACCAAAAACTATGTTTTCGAGTTGGCAGAGAAAAGAATAAAAGCTTTGCTATCTCGATTTCCACTACAAGAACACACCGATGAAACGGCTTTCGAAACTGCACAAAACTGGATCAAAAACCAATTGGGAGACATGCCAAATGTCTAA
- a CDS encoding DUF779 domain-containing protein, with the protein MISRVDATDKAKELLAQLKETHGDLMLYQAGGCCEGTQPQCFVKDGYYLRTNDVCIGEVDGVEFWVDKDLFEYWKNAHFTLDVIDGFGAGGFSLEIPLGKTFRIDYRLFTAEELENLVPVKRNEV; encoded by the coding sequence ATGATCAGTAGAGTAGATGCAACTGATAAAGCAAAAGAATTGTTAGCACAATTAAAAGAAACACACGGAGATCTAATGCTCTATCAGGCTGGCGGATGTTGTGAGGGTACGCAACCTCAGTGTTTCGTGAAAGATGGATATTATCTACGCACCAATGATGTTTGTATCGGTGAAGTAGATGGAGTAGAGTTTTGGGTAGATAAAGATTTGTTCGAATATTGGAAAAATGCCCACTTTACATTAGATGTTATCGACGGTTTTGGCGCTGGTGGTTTTTCGTTAGAAATACCGTTAGGCAAAACTTTTCGTATCGATTATCGCTTGTTTACAGCGGAGGAGTTAGAAAATTTAGTACCCGTAAAACGTAACGAAGTTTAG
- a CDS encoding aldehyde dehydrogenase family protein, with product MSLVQLPELKQTYDNYINGKFVAPVQGKYFDNISPVTGKVFSRAAHSSKEDIEFAVDAAHKAFETWSKTSAAERSRILNKIADRMEENLEKIAAVETYDNGKPVRETLNADIPLAIDHFRYFASVIRAEEGSLNELDKNTVSLIVNEPIGVVAQIIPWNFPILMAVWKLAPALAAGCTVVLKPAESTPVSIMYLFELIGDLIPEGVVNIVNGFGSELGRTLVTNPKVAKAAFTGSTATGRMVMQYATENIIPVTLELGGKSPNIFFESVMAEDDDYLDKALEGAVLFALNQGEICTCPSRLLIQESIYDRFIEKVVQRTEAIVTGNPLDTNTMIGAQASKIQYDKILNYIKLGKEEGAELLTGGEANPLTGDIAEGYYIKPTLFKGDNKMRIFQEEIFGPVLAVTTFKDQEDAIRIANDTIYGLGAGVWTRDAHQLYQVPRAIQAGRVWVNQYHSYPAGAPFGGYKQSGIGRENHKMMLDYYRQTKNMLISYDKKKLGFF from the coding sequence ATGAGTTTAGTACAATTACCAGAACTTAAGCAGACTTACGACAACTACATTAACGGAAAATTTGTTGCGCCTGTCCAAGGAAAATATTTCGATAACATTTCACCAGTTACAGGTAAGGTTTTTTCTAGAGCTGCTCATTCATCCAAAGAAGATATAGAGTTCGCTGTAGATGCGGCTCACAAAGCTTTTGAGACTTGGAGCAAAACGTCTGCAGCTGAACGAAGTAGGATTCTAAATAAGATAGCTGATCGGATGGAAGAGAATCTAGAAAAAATAGCGGCAGTAGAAACGTATGATAATGGAAAACCCGTACGTGAAACTCTCAATGCAGATATTCCTTTAGCAATTGATCATTTCCGATATTTTGCAAGTGTAATTCGAGCAGAGGAAGGCTCATTGAATGAGTTGGATAAAAACACGGTCTCTCTTATTGTTAATGAGCCGATTGGTGTTGTGGCGCAAATTATACCGTGGAACTTTCCAATCCTAATGGCAGTTTGGAAATTGGCTCCCGCTCTTGCTGCTGGATGCACAGTTGTATTAAAACCTGCAGAAAGTACTCCTGTCTCTATTATGTATCTATTCGAGTTGATTGGCGATTTGATTCCAGAAGGAGTCGTAAATATAGTAAATGGTTTTGGATCCGAGTTAGGGCGTACCTTAGTTACCAATCCTAAAGTTGCCAAAGCTGCTTTTACAGGTTCAACCGCAACAGGTCGAATGGTGATGCAGTATGCAACCGAAAATATCATACCAGTTACATTAGAATTAGGTGGAAAATCTCCGAATATTTTCTTTGAGTCGGTCATGGCAGAAGATGATGATTATCTTGATAAAGCACTGGAAGGTGCTGTGTTGTTTGCATTAAATCAGGGAGAAATCTGTACTTGTCCGTCGAGATTGTTGATACAAGAGTCCATTTACGATCGATTCATAGAAAAAGTAGTACAACGAACAGAAGCCATTGTTACGGGAAATCCTCTAGATACAAATACAATGATAGGAGCACAAGCTTCGAAAATTCAATATGATAAAATTCTTAATTATATCAAACTTGGTAAAGAAGAGGGAGCAGAATTATTAACCGGTGGTGAAGCCAACCCGTTAACAGGAGATATTGCAGAAGGTTATTACATCAAACCCACCTTATTCAAAGGGGATAATAAAATGAGAATTTTCCAAGAAGAAATCTTCGGACCGGTTTTGGCTGTTACAACCTTCAAGGATCAAGAAGATGCAATACGTATTGCTAATGATACTATTTATGGTTTGGGAGCGGGTGTTTGGACTCGAGATGCGCATCAATTATATCAAGTTCCGCGTGCGATCCAGGCAGGTAGAGTATGGGTAAATCAATACCATAGTTATCCAGCAGGTGCTCCTTTTGGTGGGTACAAACAATCGGGTATCGGACGAGAAAATCACAAAATGATGTTAGACTATTATCGCCAAACCAAAAATATGTTGATTTCTTACGATAAAAAGAAATTAGGTTTTTTTTAA